GTTGATTGGAGTAGTGCTCCCGCATGGGAAGGCTCTCCCCCGCCCGCTACACGAAGTTGAAGGTCTCGGACTGGCACTGCTCCAGGGGCAACCCGAGCTGCAGCAGCATCTGCTGCACCGACTTCTGCATGGCCTCGGGTCCGCACACCAGGTACTCGCGCTCCATCCGGTCCGCCGGCAGGTGACGAGCCAGGGTCTCCACCGAGAGGCGCCCGCGCTCGCCCTCCCACCCGTCTTCGGGCCGGGAGTAGATGTGCACCACGTCGAGATCGAGGCTCGTCTTCAA
This window of the Thermodesulfobacteriota bacterium genome carries:
- a CDS encoding oxidoreductase: LKTSLDLDVVHIYSRPEDGWEGERGRLSVETLARHLPADRMEREYLVCGPEAMQKSVQQMLLQLGLPLEQCQSETFNFV